In the Setaria italica strain Yugu1 chromosome VI, Setaria_italica_v2.0, whole genome shotgun sequence genome, one interval contains:
- the LOC101753041 gene encoding aquaporin NIP3-3 has translation MSSEDQRPVAISVCSTPSDDRSLAGAGAGAVASTPRSSKLVPLDSLQKLMLKSPLAPVQDEPAPVPLVKKVAAEFIGTFILMFTVVSAIVADAHQHGGGGGAGGVLGIAAAAGLAVVAVVLAVVDVSGSHLNPAVSIAMAAFGHLPRAHVAPYAAAQTLGSAAATFLAKGMYRPADPGVMATVPRGGAVAEAFFVELALTFVLVFVIAAVATDPASSKEAVAVSIAAAITMNALVGASWTGPSMNPARTIGAAVATGKYKDIWVYLVAPPLGAIAGAGTYTLIKP, from the coding sequence ATGAGTAGTGAAGATCAGAGGCCGGTGGCGATCAGCGTGTGCTCGACGCCGAGCGACGACAggagcctcgccggcgccggcgccggcgccgtggcctCCACGCCGAGATCGTCCAAGCTGGTGCCTCTCGATTCACTGCAGAAACTGATGCTCAAGTCGCCGCTGGCTCCAGTCCAAGACGAGCCAGCACCGGTGCCGCTGGTGaagaaggtggcggcggagttCATCGGCACGTTCATCCTCATGTTCACGGTGGTGTCCGCCATCGTTGCCGACGCGCaccagcacggcggcggcggcggcgcggggggcgtcctcggcatcgcggcggcggcggggctcgcggtggtggcggtggtgctcgcCGTCGTGGACGTGTCGGGGTCCCACCTGAACCCGGCCGTGAGCATCGCCATGGCCGCGTTCGGGCACCTCCCGCGCGCCCACGTGGCGCCCTACGCCGCCGCGCAGACGCTggggtccgccgccgccacgttcCTGGCGAAGGGGATGTACCGCCCCGCCGACCCCGGCGTGATGGCGACggtgccccgcggcggcgccgttgcCGAGGCGTTCTTCGTCGAGCTGGCGCTCACGTTCGTGCTCGTGTTCgtcatcgccgccgtcgccaccgacCCGGCGTCGAGCAAGGAGGCCGTCGCCGTCTCGATCGCGGCGGCGATCACGATGAACGCCCTCGTCGGAGCGTCGTGGACGGGGCCGTCGATGAACCCGGCGAGGACGatcggggcggcggtggcgacggggaAGTACAAGGACATCTGGGTCTACctggtggcgccgccgctgggcgCCATCGCGGGAGCCGGCACCTACACACTCATCAAGCCCTGA
- the LOC101784900 gene encoding aquaporin NIP3-2, producing MDLTLSIPGAASMENMSDDKIAIIVPQTSPIFSKSPSNKTLPQWVQNEASHPAPISEKRAALALVKKVVAEFLGTFLLIFILLSALIMNEEHGGALGLLGVAAVAGSAVLVIVASLVHVSGAHLNPAVSVAMAAFGYLPRAHLLPYVAAQLLGSTTASFAAKAVYNNPANLGATVATVPAVGAGEALVVEFFTTFVLLFVITALSTDPKAVKELIAVGAGAAVMMSALISGESTGASMNPARTLGPAIAAGTYTKIWVYMVAPPLGAIAGTGAYIALE from the exons ATGGACCTCACACTGAGTATTCCTGGGGCAGCTTCCATGGAGAACATGAGCGATGACAAGATCGCAATCATCGTCCCGCAGACGTCCCCTATCTTCTCAAAGTCTCCTTCCAACAAAACCCTGCCTCAATGGGTGCAAAATGAGGCTTCTCATCCAGCTCCTATTTCCGAGAAGAGGGCGGCACTTGCTCTTGTCAAGAAG GTGGTGGCAGAGTTCCTGGGCACAttcctcctcatcttcatcctgcTCTCGGCGCTCATCATGAACGAGGAGCACGGCGGCGCGCTGGGCCTGCTGGGCGTGGCCGCGGTGGCGGGGTCCGCCGTGCTGGTGATCGTGGCGTCGCTCGTCCACGTCTCCGGCGCCCACCTGAACCCGGCGGTCAGCGTCGCCATGGCCGCGTTCGGCTACCTCCCCAGGGCCCACCTCCTGCCTTACGTGGCCGCCCAGCTCCTCGGCTCCACGACCGCCTCGTTCGCCGCCAAGGCGGTCTACAACAATCCGGCGAACCTCGGCGCCACCGTCGCCACCGTGCCGGCGGTCGGCGCCGGGGAGGCGCTCGTCGTGGAGTTCTTCACCACCTTCGTCCTCCTCTTCGTCATCACCGCCCTCTCCACCGATCCGAAAGCG GTGAAGGAGCTGATTGCAGTGGGAGCTGGGGCGGCAGTGATGATGAGCGCGCTCATCTCCGG GGAGTCGACGGGGGCGTCGATGAACCCGGCGAGGACGCTGGGGCCGGCGATCGCCGCCGGGACGTACACCAAGATCTGGGTCTACATGGTAGCTCCTCCCCTCGGCGCCATCGCCGGAACTGGAGCTTACATTGCACTCGAGTGA
- the LOC101752630 gene encoding aquaporin NIP3-2 yields the protein MEEQKRGMGVAAVTVPPMLASESNKISIIISPRAASSKVMPFELLNTGSVSSHPHADPAESSDAHAAHYHRWNKGLPKIKAVPLIKKVVAEFLGTFILIFTVLSTIIMNEQHDGVESLLGIATSAGLAVTVLVLSLIHISGCHLNPAVSIAMTVFGHLPLAHLLPYVTAQILGSIAASFSVKGIYHPVNPGIATIPKLGTTEAFFLEFITTFVLLFIITALATDPNAVKELIAVAVGATIMMNALVAGPSTGASMNPARTLGPAIATGRYTQIWIYMVATPLGAVAGTGAYVAIKL from the exons ATGGAAGAGCAAAAGCGCGGTATGGGTGTGGCTGCAGTTACAGTCCCTCCTATGCTGGCAAGTGAGAGCAACAAGATTTCCATCATCATTTCCCCAAGGGCTGCAAGCTCCAAGGTCATGCCATTTGAGTTGCTCAATACCGGCAGTGTCAGCTCACATCCACATGCTGATCCTGCCGAATCCTCTGATGCTCATGCAGCTCACTATCACCGATGGAATAAAGGGTTACCCAAGATAAAAGCAGTTcctctcatcaagaag GTGGTTGCGGAGTTCCTTGGCACATTCATACTGATTTTCACCGTGCTTTCCACCATAATCATGAACGAGCAGCATGACGGAGTAGAGAGCCTGCTCGGCATCGCAACATCCGCAGGTTTAGCCGTCACGGTTCTTGTACTGTCCCTCATACACATATCCGGCTGCCACCTGAACCCAGCAGTTAGCATCGCCATGACCGTGTTTGGCCACCTCCCACTTGCTCACCTCCTACCTTACGTGACCGCACAAATTCTGGGCTCCATTGCTGCTTCCTTCAGTGTCAAGGGCATCTATCATCCAGTGAACCCTGGGATCGCCACCATACCAAAGCTTGGCACTACTGAAGCTTTCTTCCTTGAGTTCATCACGACATTCGTGCTTCTGTTCATCATCACCGCTCTCGCCACTGACCCCAATGCA GTGAAAGAGTTGATAGCAGTGGCAGTTGGGGCAACAATCATGATGAATGCTCTTGTAGCAGG GCCATCAACAGGAGCATCGATGAATCCTGCACGCACACTTGGTCCCGCCATTGCCACAGGAAGGTACACCCAGATTTGGATCTACATGGTGGCAACACCTCTGGGTGCTGTAGCTGGAACTGGGGCTTATGTTGCAATTAAACTGTAG